In one Zalophus californianus isolate mZalCal1 chromosome 10, mZalCal1.pri.v2, whole genome shotgun sequence genomic region, the following are encoded:
- the NUDT16L1 gene encoding tudor-interacting repair regulator protein isoform X3: MSAAVPELKQISRVEAMRLGPGWSHSCHAMLYAANPGQLFGRIPMRFSVLMQMRFDGLLGFPGGFVDRRFWSLEDGLNRVLGLGLGCLRLTEADYLSSHLTEGPHRVVAHLYARQLTLEQLHAVEISAVHSRDHGLEVGPPPGPRPPPQGLALAPWKAPMGAGACASPTLHPKGPSRWLSQLPE; this comes from the exons ATGTCGGCGGCGGTGCCGGAGCTGAAGCAGATCAGCCGGGTGGAGGCTATGCGCCTGGGACCGGGCTGGAGCCATTCGTGCCACGCCATGCTGTACGCCGCCAACCCCGGGCAGCTTTTCGGCCGCATCCCCATGCGCTTCTCGGTGCTG ATGCAGATGCGCTTCGACGGGCTACTGGGTTTTCCCGGGGGCTTCGTGGACCGGCGCTTTTGGTCTCTGGAGGACGGTCTGAACCGGGTGCTGGGCCTGGGCCTAGGCTGCCTGCGCCTCACGGAGGCCGACTACTTGAGCTCGCACCTGACCGAGGGCCCGCACCGCGTCGTGGCGCACCTGTACGCACGGCAGCTGACGCTGGAGCAGCTGCACGCCGTGGAGATCAGCGCGGTACATTCGCGCGACCACGGCCTGGAGGTGGGGCCGccgcccgggccccgccccccgccccagggttTGGCTCTGGCTCCGTGGAAGGCACCGATGG GTGCTGGGGCTTGTGCGAGTCCCACTTTACACCCAAAAGGACCGAGTCGGTGGCTTTCCCAACTTCCTGAGTAA
- the NUDT16L1 gene encoding tudor-interacting repair regulator protein isoform X2: MSAAVPELKQISRVEAMRLGPGWSHSCHAMLYAANPGQLFGRIPMRFSVLMQMRFDGLLGFPGGFVDRRFWSLEDGLNRVLGLGLGCLRLTEADYLSSHLTEGPHRVVAHLYARQLTLEQLHAVEISAVLGLVRVPLYTQKDRVGGFPNFLSNAFTSTAKYQLLFALKVLNMMPEEKLAEALAAATEKQKKALEKLLPSSS, encoded by the exons ATGTCGGCGGCGGTGCCGGAGCTGAAGCAGATCAGCCGGGTGGAGGCTATGCGCCTGGGACCGGGCTGGAGCCATTCGTGCCACGCCATGCTGTACGCCGCCAACCCCGGGCAGCTTTTCGGCCGCATCCCCATGCGCTTCTCGGTGCTG ATGCAGATGCGCTTCGACGGGCTACTGGGTTTTCCCGGGGGCTTCGTGGACCGGCGCTTTTGGTCTCTGGAGGACGGTCTGAACCGGGTGCTGGGCCTGGGCCTAGGCTGCCTGCGCCTCACGGAGGCCGACTACTTGAGCTCGCACCTGACCGAGGGCCCGCACCGCGTCGTGGCGCACCTGTACGCACGGCAGCTGACGCTGGAGCAGCTGCACGCCGTGGAGATCAGCGCG GTGCTGGGGCTTGTGCGAGTCCCACTTTACACCCAAAAGGACCGAGTCGGTGGCTTTCCCAACTTCCTGAGTAACGCCTTTACCAGCACCGCCAAGTACCAGCTGCTCTTCGCTCTCAAGGTGCTCAACATGATGCCCGAAGAGAAACTAGCTGAGGCTTTGGCCGCTGCCACTGAGAAGCAGAAGAAAGCGCTGGAGAAGCTTCTCCCGTCTTCCTCCTGA
- the NUDT16L1 gene encoding tudor-interacting repair regulator protein isoform X1: protein MSAAVPELKQISRVEAMRLGPGWSHSCHAMLYAANPGQLFGRIPMRFSVLMQMRFDGLLGFPGGFVDRRFWSLEDGLNRVLGLGLGCLRLTEADYLSSHLTEGPHRVVAHLYARQLTLEQLHAVEISAVHSRDHGLEVLGLVRVPLYTQKDRVGGFPNFLSNAFTSTAKYQLLFALKVLNMMPEEKLAEALAAATEKQKKALEKLLPSSS, encoded by the exons ATGTCGGCGGCGGTGCCGGAGCTGAAGCAGATCAGCCGGGTGGAGGCTATGCGCCTGGGACCGGGCTGGAGCCATTCGTGCCACGCCATGCTGTACGCCGCCAACCCCGGGCAGCTTTTCGGCCGCATCCCCATGCGCTTCTCGGTGCTG ATGCAGATGCGCTTCGACGGGCTACTGGGTTTTCCCGGGGGCTTCGTGGACCGGCGCTTTTGGTCTCTGGAGGACGGTCTGAACCGGGTGCTGGGCCTGGGCCTAGGCTGCCTGCGCCTCACGGAGGCCGACTACTTGAGCTCGCACCTGACCGAGGGCCCGCACCGCGTCGTGGCGCACCTGTACGCACGGCAGCTGACGCTGGAGCAGCTGCACGCCGTGGAGATCAGCGCGGTACATTCGCGCGACCACGGCCTGGAG GTGCTGGGGCTTGTGCGAGTCCCACTTTACACCCAAAAGGACCGAGTCGGTGGCTTTCCCAACTTCCTGAGTAACGCCTTTACCAGCACCGCCAAGTACCAGCTGCTCTTCGCTCTCAAGGTGCTCAACATGATGCCCGAAGAGAAACTAGCTGAGGCTTTGGCCGCTGCCACTGAGAAGCAGAAGAAAGCGCTGGAGAAGCTTCTCCCGTCTTCCTCCTGA